TCCTACTCCTTCTACTCCGCCTGGGAATTTCCCCTCTACCTCGGCCTCGGCCTCCTGGCCGGCCCCATCGCCGCCCTCTACACCCGCGCCATCTACGCCGCGCAAGACGCCTTCAACGGCTGGCACATTCCCCGCTGGACCAAACCCGTCGTGGCCGGCCTCATCGTCGGCCTTGTGGGCATCCGCCTGCCCCAGATTTTCGGCGTCGGCTACACCACCGTGGAACGATTGCTGGGCGGCATCACCCCCGGCGTTGGTCTCTTGCTCATCCTCCTCGTCGCCAAGCTGCTGCTCACCGCCATCAGCATTGGTGGCGGCTTCCTCGGCGGCGTTTTTGCCCCATCCCTCTTCCTGGGCGCGACTCTGGGCGCGGCCTATGGCACGATCATGCACCAGCTATTTCCCACGGTCGTCGTCGTCCCCGCTGCCTTCGCCCTCGTGGGCATGGCCGCCGTCCTCGCCGGCGCGGTCCATGCCCCTCTCACGGCTATCATTCTCCTCTTTGAGATGACCAACGACTACCGCATTATCCTGCCGGTCATGTTTGCCGTAGCCATTAGCCTGTTTGTCTCGCGGCGACTGCAAGAAGAATCCGTCTATGAACTGGGGCTGGCGCGTAAGGGAATTCGCCTGGAGCGTGGGCGCGACGTGGAGGTGCTGGAGGGGATCACGGTCAGCGAAGTGATGCAGAAATCAGGCAACTCCTTGAAGGATACGGATACGCTTGCTCACGCCGCCGAGGTGCTGATGCGTACGCGCCATCATGGGCTGCCCGTGGTCAACGAGGCGGGAGCATTGATGGGGATCCTCACAGTGCAGGACCTGGAGCGCGGCCAGAGTGAGGCCGGCAAGATGCTCAAAACAGTGGGGCAGTATTGCACGCGGGAACTGCTGACAGCGTTCCCTGACGAGACGATCGGCACGGCGCTGCGCCGCATGGGGGCACGGGACATTGGTCGCCTGCCTGTGGTGGCGCGGGATGATATGACGAAGTTGTTGGGAGTGCTGCGGCGCTCCGATCTCGTGCGCGCCTACGACATCGCTTTGAGCCGCCGCGCCGCCTTTCGTCATCGCGCCCATCAGGTGCGCCTGGGAGCGGTGAGCGGCATCAATGTGGAGGAGTTTTCGATTGAGCCGCATTCGCGCGCTGCCGGCAAACGCCTCAGCGAACTCCAGTGGCCGCACCAATCCGTCATCGCCAGCATCC
The nucleotide sequence above comes from Ardenticatenales bacterium. Encoded proteins:
- a CDS encoding chloride channel protein — protein: MTKMKAFSLRFSGRMARLIDRWQPSESVVLGAAALVVGLASGGGVWLFKQLIEIVQKVAFEDVGGFLEPLGAWTVFLLPVLGGLVVGGLLHFFIDEERYHGVAGIMGSVALAGGRLRYKVMPFKAVASAISLGAGASLGPEDPSVQIGANLGSMFGQLLRLSDERVRTLVAAGVAGGIAAAFNAPIAGVFFALELILGELGSGAFGVITLVAVISAVVTQALSGPQPAFRVPSYSFYSAWEFPLYLGLGLLAGPIAALYTRAIYAAQDAFNGWHIPRWTKPVVAGLIVGLVGIRLPQIFGVGYTTVERLLGGITPGVGLLLILLVAKLLLTAISIGGGFLGGVFAPSLFLGATLGAAYGTIMHQLFPTVVVVPAAFALVGMAAVLAGAVHAPLTAIILLFEMTNDYRIILPVMFAVAISLFVSRRLQEESVYELGLARKGIRLERGRDVEVLEGITVSEVMQKSGNSLKDTDTLAHAAEVLMRTRHHGLPVVNEAGALMGILTVQDLERGQSEAGKMLKTVGQYCTRELLTAFPDETIGTALRRMGARDIGRLPVVARDDMTKLLGVLRRSDLVRAYDIALSRRAAFRHRAHQVRLGAVSGINVEEFSIEPHSRAAGKRLSELQWPHQSVIASIRRGRRLIIPHGDTVLQKGDTIVAVVEGDAADIISAMCRTDREQIG